The sequence GAGATCATCGTCCCACAGCGCGACCTGTTCAGCGAACTCGTCCATCTCGGCGCAGATCGGCAGGTCGGTGCGATAGACATGGTTGAGCTCGTCGGGATCGGGATGGACGTGGACGAGAATCTGGTCGGGATGGTCGGGGGTGATCAATGTATAGCCATCGGTGGTCGCCTCGCCGAGCCGCGCGCCGACCGCAAGTATCAGATCCGCGTCCTTGATCCGCTGGACCAGCTTCGGATTGGGGCCGTAGCCGAGATTGCCGGCATAGACCGGGCTTTCGTTGGGAAAATTATCCTGCCGCCGGAACGCAACCGCCACCGGCAGTCCGATGCGCTCGGCATATTGGGCGAAATAATGTTTGCTCTTGGCACTCCAGCCCGCGCCACCGATGATCGCAATCGGGTCGGTCGCATCGCGCAGCATGTCGGTGAGTGTCGTCATCGCGTCCGGACAAAGCGGCTGGGCCGGGGCGACGACCTTGGGGCGGTCGAGTGCTTCGACCTCGTCGCGCAGCATGTCTTCGGGCAGCGACAGAACGACCGGTCCCGGGCGTCCCGAACTGGCGGTATCAAAAGCGCGGGCGATATATTCCGGAATTCGCGCTGCATTGTCGATCCGCGCCGCCCATTTGGCGAGCGGGGTGAACATGGCGGTGAAATCGACTTCCTGAAAGCCCTCGCGGTCGCGGTCATCGCGGGCAACATCGCCGATGAACAGGATCATCGGCGTGCTGTCCTGCATCGCGGTGTGGACACCGATGCTGGCGTTGGTCGCGCCGGGGCCGCGGGTGACAAAGGCAATGCCGGGGGTACCGGTCATCTTGCCGTCGGCCTCGGCCATGAAAGCGGCGCTGCCGTCTTGCCGGGTGGAGACGGTCTGGATGGTGCCGCAGTCGTGGAGCGCGTCGAGCACGGAGAGAAAGCTTTCGCCGGGAACGGTGAAGATGCGATCGGTGCCCTGGATGACCAGTTGGTCGACGAGTATTTGTGCCCCGGTGCGTTTTTTCATGTTTCTTTCTCCATGCTCACCCGCCCTTCTCCCGTGAGGGAGAAGGATATGAAGCCTTGGCAGCTTTGCTGCCTAGGCGAAGTTGGATGAGGGCGTTCTGTCCTCGGAATATTGTACACCCTCACCCAGCTATGACTGGGCAACAAGTTGCCAAGTCGTCGCAACCCTCTCCCTTGAGGGAGAGGGAATCATTCAAGCCTGATGGATCGCTTTGGTCACCATATAGGCTTTCAGCCCGTCCGGTCCGTCTTCCGATCCGTGGCCGCTTTCCTTGACGCCGCCGAAGGGCGCGTCGCCGGGGCTGACGGTCAGATTGTTGATCGCGACCATCCCGGCTTCGATCCTGTCGCCGACCATATTGGCGGTGTGCAGGCTGTTGGTGAAGGCATAGGCCGCCAGTCCCAGCGGCAGGCGGTTGGCCTGTTCGATGGCTTCGTCCAGCGTGTCGAAGGGCCGCATCACAGCCACAGGACCAAATGGCTCGTCGTTCATGATATCGGCGTCGAGCGGGACGTGGGACAGGACGGTGGGATCAAAGAAAAAGCCCTTGTCGCCGCGCCGTTCTCCGCCCAGCCGCACGTCTGCGCCCTTTGTCCGTGCGTCCTCGATCATCGCGCCGACGGCGCTCGGACGGCGGGGATTGGCGAGGGGGCCCATTTCAATCCCGTCGCCGAAGCCGTCGCCGACCGCGACCTTGGCGGCGCGCTCGGTAAAGCCTTTGACGAACCGGTCATAAATGCCGGACTGGACGTAGAAACGGGTCGGCGAGACGCAGACCTGCCCCGCGTTGCGATATTTTTGCATCGCGGTCAGATCGAGCGCTTTTTCGATATCGCAGTCATCAAAGACCAGCACCGGTGCGTGACCGCCCAGTTCCATGGTCGTGCGCTTCATGCCCTCGGCTGCGAGCTTCATCAGATGCTTGCCGACCGGAACCGAGCCGGTGAAGCTGATCTTGCGGATCACCGGGGAGGCAATGAGATGGCTGGAGACTTCGGCCGGATCGCCAAAGACGACCTGCGCGACGCCGGAGGGGAGGTCGGCATCAACAAGGCAGCGGATCATCTCGATCGGGCTGGCGGGGGTTTCTTCCGCCGGTTTGAGAATGATGGAGCAGCCTGCGGCAATCGCCGGTGCCAGCTTGCGCACCGGCGTGAAGATCGGGAAATTCCAGGGGCTGAACGCCGCGACCGGTCCGACCGGCTCATATTTGACAAAACTGTTCTGGCCGGCCGGGCGCACGAGAACACGGCCGTAGCAGCGCTTGGCTTCCTCGGCCATGATGTCGAAATGGCTGGCGGATGCGGTGACTTCGCCGACGGCTTGGGCCAGCGGCTTGCCCTGTTCATAGGTCATCAGACGGCCGATTTCCGGTGCCCGCTCGCGCATCAGGTCGGCGGCCTTGTGCAATATCACGGCGCGCTCGGCTACCGATGTGTCGCGCCAGATTGGGAAGGCACGGTCGGCTGCGTTCAGGGCGCGGTCGAGGTCGGCTGTCGTTGCTTTGGGCAGATCGGCAATCGCCTCACCAGTCGCCGGATTGACAACCTGATGGACGTCGCGATCTCCGCCGTCGATCCATTCGCCGTCGATATGAAGTTGCAATTTTCCTGGATAAGCGTTGGACATAGTTGCTCCTGTAACCTTCTGCCTAAGCACTAGACTTGTAGCCGGATTCCCGCAATGACTGTGACAAAATTTGAGAGGATGGATTCATGGAGATAGTCACCGAAGGGCTACGCTTTCCCGAGGGGCCGATAGCAATGCCGGACGGCAGCGTGATATTGGTCGAAATCGAGGCGCAGCAGCTCACCCGGGTCCTGCCCGACGGCACCAAGCAGCTGGTCGCCAAGACCGGTGGCGGCCCCAATGGCGCGGCCATGGGACCGGATGGCAAAATCTATGTCTGCAACAATGGCGGCTTTGAATATAAGGACGAGAACGGCTTTTTGACCCCCGCGGGTATCGCGAAAGACTATGCCGGTGGCAGCATCCAGCGGGTCGATCCTGACACCGGCGAAGTCGAAACCCTCTATAATGACGGCGATTTCGGCTGCATCCTGCGCGGGCCCAATGACATCCAGTTCGACGCCCATGGCGGCTTCTGGTTCACCGATCATGGCAAGACCGATTACGAGAAACGCTGCCACGATATTGTCGGGATTTTCTATGCAAAGGCCGACGGCAGCCATCTGGAAGAGGTGATCTTTCCCTCCAACAATCCCAATGGCATCGGCATTTCTCCAGATGGCAACACGCTCTACGCCGCCGAGACCTTTACCTGCCGGTTGATGAAATTCAATATCACCGCACCGGGCAAGGTGGCTGCCGATGCAGGGCCGGGCGGTCCGGGCATTCCGCTCTATCGTCCCTCTGGCTATAAATTTTTCGACAGTCTGGCGATGGAAGAATGCGGCAATATCTGCGTCGCGACGATCGGCGAGTGCGGGATTAGCGTCATTTCTCCGGAAGGTGAGCTGGTCGAATTTGTCGAGACGCCGGATATCTTCACCACCAATATCTGCTTTGGCGGCGAGGATATGATGGACGCGTGGATTTGCCTGTCGGCGACCGGAAAACTGGTCAAGACCCGCTGGAAACGGCCTGGACTGAAACTGGAATATCTCAACAAATAGGAAGCAGCCTTGAACAGAATTCATGCGGAAAAACATCGGATTGACCGGGTAGGCTGGCTGCGCGCTGCGGTTCTGGGGGCGAATGACGGTATTGTCTCTACCGCCAGTCTGGTGGTCGGGGTGGCGGCTGCGGCCACGTCTCAGGAGACGATATTGCTCACAGCATTTGCCGGACTGGTAGCCGGGGCGATGTCGATGGCGGCCGGTGAATATGTTTCGGTCAGTTCGCAGGCCGATAGCGAAAAGGCGGAACGGGCCAAGGAGGCCTGGGAGCTGGAAAACCAGCCCAAGGCCGAGCGGATCGAGCTGATAACGATCTACAAGAATCGTGGATTGACGGCCGATCTCGCCGAGAAGGTCGCCGATCAACTGACCGAACATGACGCGCTGGGCACGCATTTGCGCGATGAACTTGGCCTGACCGAGCATTTTTCGGCCAAGCCGTTGCAGGCGGCGGCTGCTTCTGCTCTGGCATTTGCGGCCGGGGCGATATTGCCGGTAATCCTTGCGGCGCTATTCAGCGGCCAGATGCTGATCTGGATTGTGTCCGGTACGGCCTTGCTGTTGCTTGCCGCGCTGGGGGCAGCCGGGGCAATACTTGGTGGCGCGCCGATATTCCGCCCCGTTGTACGCGTGACTTTCTGGGGGGCTGCTGCCATGGCTGCGACCGCCGCCATCGGATCGATTTTTGGAGCTGTTGTTGCATGAAATATCAAACTGTAATTTTTGATTTTGGCGGGGTGATCACAAGCTCGCCGTTTGAAGCGTTCAACCGGCTGGAAGCCGAAAAAGGCGTGCCGAAGGACAGCGTGCGCCGGATCAACAGCGCCAATCCCGATGATAATGCCTGGGCCAGGTTCGAGCGCGCGGAGCTGGATGGTGCGGGTTTCGACGAAGCCTTTGCAGCGGAAGCGCGCGCCATCGGTATCGAATTGCGCGGTGCCGATGTGCTGGCGGTTCTTGCCGGTGACGTGCGGCCCAATATGGTGGCGACGCTCGACCGGCTGAAAAGCGAAGGCTTCACGATATCGTGCATCACCAACAATGTCCCTGCCGGCAAGGGCGCGGGCATGGCGATGGACGATGAAAAAGCGGCTGCGGTCACCGCGATCATGCAGCGCTTCGACCATATTATCGAAAGCAGCAAGGCCGGCGTGCGCAAGCCCGATCCGCGTATTTACCAGATGATGTGCGAGGCGCTGAACGTCGATCCGGCGCAATGCATCTATCTTGACGATCTCGGGATCAACTGCAAACCGGCGGCGGCGCTTGGCATGGCGGCGATCAAGGTGTCGGCCGAGCGGCAGGCGCTCGACGAATTGGGTGCCCTGCTGGATATGCAATTGCCCTGACGCTCTGTGCATATAGCGGCAAAGCTGTAATATATTCGTCACCAATGAGTCGTCGAACGGTCGTGAAACCGCTATAGCGCGACGGGGGTTGCAAGGTTGCGGGGATTCGTGGGGAATAGCTTGTCGTACAGATTTGACACGGTGGCCCGCTGGTATAGCCAGAAAGGGCTGTACCCGTTTCTTTTTGCCATATTGGCGGTTTTGCTGCTGGTCCAGGCCGTCCGGCTGATTTGGCTGGTGCTGACGCCGCTGGGTCCGGTCGGCGACTATCGCGCCAATGATGTCGAGCTGCTGTCGCCGCAATCGCGGCTGACGCTGTTCAGCAGCTTCGATCCGTTTTTCCGGAGCGATGCCACGCAAAGCGCCAATGTCGTGACATCGCTGCAGCTGACGCTTTTCGGCATCCGCATGAACGAGGCATCGGGACTGGGCTCGGCCATCCTGGCCGGCCCGGACGGCGTGCAGACTAATTACGCCGTCGGTGAGGAGATCATGTCCGGTGTCACGCTCGACAGCGTGGAATTTGACCATGTGATCATCAACCGGGGCCGCGTGCGCGAGAGCCTCTATCTCGACCAGTCGATCCCCGCGCAGACCGTCGGCACCGAGAATCCGGTGGCGCCGGCTTCCCTTTCTCTGGACAGCAATGAAATTCCCAGTGTCGCCTCGCTGGCACCGCGCAATGATCAGGGCCGCATCACGGGTATTGTCTTGTCTCCCCTAGGAGACGGCAGCCTGTTCAAGAGCGCCGGTTTCCGCAATGGCGATATCATCGTGTCGATCAACGGTAATCCGGTCGGCTCGGCCAGCGATATCGAAGCGTTGAAAAGCCAAATCCGGCCGGGCGCGCGCCTGTCCGTCGAAGTCGAGCGCGGAGCCGATACGGTTCCGGTCGCTGTCAATCTGGGAGCCCAATAATGCCTAGTCTCTTTGCCCGGATCATGGCCGTGCTTGTTCTGTGTGCCACTTTGTGGTCCGCCCCGGCCTCTGCCCAGCACACGCTCAATGTCCGAGACGCCGATATTCGCGCCTTTGTCCAGGACGCGGCAAAGGTGACCGGCCGCACCTTCATTCTCGACAGCCGGGTGCAGGGCAAGGTTTCGGTGGTCACCGACCGGCCGCTCAGCCGCTCGGAATATTTCGAGATTTTCCTGTCGACCCTGCGCGCCAATAATCTGGTCGCGATTCCGACGACCCGCGGTGCCTATCGCATCCAGCCCGCCGATGGAGCCGCTTCGCAACCGAGCCGGATCGGTTCGCGCGGTGCGGAGGGCAACCAGCTGGTAACCGAAGTGGTGCGGCTCAAGTCGATTGTCGCGACCGAAGCGCTGGAAACGCTGCGTCCGCTGGTCAGCAAACAGGGGTCGATCACCGCCAATCGCAACGCCAACAGTCTGGTGATTGTCGACTATGCCGACAATATCCGCCGGATACGGTCGCTGGTCGGCGAGATAGATCGCGACAGCGCCGCCAGCACGATCATCACACTGAAGAACGCAGGGGCGCGCGAAATCGCAACCTCGCTGCAGGCGCTGGCAGCACAGGGTGGCGGCGAAGGGCTGCGCGCACCGGTCACCGTGGTGCCGATCGACAGCAGCAACAGCATCGCCCTGCGCGGAGACCCGGGCGCGGTTGCCCGCTTTGCGCAAATGGCGCGGGAACTGGACAAGGGCGCCGAATCGGGGACCGAGATACGCGTCCACCGGCTCGACTATGCCAATGCCGAACATCTGATGCCGGTGATCGAGAATTTGCTGGGCAGCAACGGTACGGGCGGCGCATCGGCAGCGGTTACGCCCGCCGGCGAAGGTGGTGCGGCCGCTCCGGTCGCCACCGGTGGCGGCAACGGCATTGCCAGCCGGGGGCCGGCCATCGTCACGCGGCTGGAAGGGACCAACGCGATCATTGTCGCGGCCAATCCGGACGTCCAGCGGATGATCGGCGAACTGATCCGCCAACTCGATACGCGGCAGGAACAGGTGGTCGTCGAAGCAATCATCGTCGAGATTTCCGAGACGCTGGCCCGTGAACTGGGCGTGCAATGGCTGGTCGGCGGGGAAGACGTACCCTTTGCCGTGACCAATTTTTCCAATGCCGCGCCCAATATCGTCGATGTTGCGGGCGGTTTGCTGGCCGACCAGTTTGACACGACGACTACCACCACGACCGATACCGCCACCACAGTGACCACCAACAGCTCGGTCGGTGATGCGTTGCGGCAGAATGCGGCGGATTCCGTGCTGGCCGCGCGCGGCGGTTTTGGCGGCTTTGCCACCAGCCTGGGCGGCAGCGCGGTGCTCGGGGCGATCATCAACGCGGTGCAGTCCGACAGCAACAGCAACGTCCTGTCGACGCCTTCGCTGACGGTGAACAACAATCTCAAGGGCAGCATTCTCTTCGGTCAGGAAATTCCGGTGTCGACCGGCGAGGCGCTGTCCGGGAATTTCGACAATGCTTTCCGCACGATCCAGCGGCAGAATGTCGGGATCGAACTGGAAGTGACGCCGCAGATCAATGCGGGGGACGAGGTGCGGATGGAATTGCGGCAGCAAGTCAGTTCGATCGCCGGGCCGGTGTCCGACGATTTCAACGAGCTGATTATCAACAAGCGCGAGATCAACACCACCGTCACAGTGGGCGACGGCGAGATTATTGCCCTGGGTGGCCTGCTCGATGACAACGAGCGGCGCACGATCCAGAAGGTTCCGTTTCTCGGTGATATTCCGCTGCTTGGAGAATTGTTCCGGTCGCGCGGCAAGTCACGGGTCAAAACCAATTTGATGGTCTTCATCCGCCCGACGATCCTGAAGGATCCCCATGACGCACGGCGCTTCTCGAGTGCGCGCTATGGCTATATCCGCGACCGGCAGCTCAGCCGCAATCCCGATCAGGAACCGTCGATTGACGCGCTGGTCCGCGATTATCTCGGCACCGTGCCGCCCTCGGTCAAGCCGCGTCCGGATGACGAGATCATCTATGCGCCCGGTGATATGCCTGCGGTCAGGGACAACGGCATGATCGAGCAGGCTCCTCTGCCTGCAAGTGAGGCCAGCGAGGACCGATGATGGAAATCGCCCGGGGAACAGAGGCGGTGGTCTCCGAAGCGGATGGCGGACTTGGGGCGCTGGCGGCTGTCCGGGACCTGCCATATGCCTATGCCCGTGATCAGGGTGTGCTGATACAGGATCGCAGCGGCGAACGGCTGTCCCTTGCCCTGCGCGAAGGGGCCGATCCTTTGGCCTTGCTGGAGGTGCGGCGCTATCTGGCTCTGCCCTTTGATGTGGAACGGGTCGATGGTCCGGCGTTCGAGAAGCTGCTCAGCGCCCACTATGCGATGGACGGATCGGCTGCCGCCATGGCCGGTGATATGGCGCTGGCGGGCGAGGGGCTGGACGATATTGCCGGCGATATCCCGAGCGCAGAAGATTTACTCGACAGCGCCGATGATGCGCCGACGATCCGGCTGATCAACGGGATTATCGCCGAAGCGGCAAGGCAGGGCGCTTCGGACATCCATATCGAACCCTATGAGACGGGGCTCGTCGTGCGGATGCGGGTCGACGGCGTGCTGACCGAGAAGCTGCGCATGCCGCCGCATGTCGCGGGCGTGATCGTCAACCGGATCAAGGTGATGGCGCGGCTGGATATAGCCGAGCGGCGGATACCGCAGGACGGCCGGATCAGCCTGACGCTGGGCGGGAAATTGCTCGACGTGCGCGTTTCGACCTTGCCCAACCGGGCGAGCGAGCGGGTGGTGATGCGGATTCTCGACAAGGAAAGCGCGGGTATTTCGCTCGACCTGCTCGGCATGTCGCCCAATACCCATGCGATCCTGACCGATGCGCTCAGCGAACCCAATGGTATCATATTGGTCACCGGCCCCACCGGCTCGGGCAAGACCACAACGCTTTATGCCGGTCTCAAGCAGCTCAACGATGGCAGCCGCAATATCCTGACCGTCGAGGACCCGGTGGAATATGCCATTGAAGGGATCGGCCAGACGCAGGTCAATGCGAAGGTCGGCCTGACCTTTGCTGCGGGTCTGCGAGCGATCCTGCGGCAGGATCCCGATGTGGTGATGATCGGCGAAATACGCGACCGGGAAACCGCCGAGATAGCGGTGCAGGCGAGCCTGACCGGCCATCTGGTGCTCTCGACGGTGCACACCAATGACGCGGTGGGTGCGATCACCCGGATGCGGGACATGAAAGTTGAGCCGTTTCTGCTGGCCTCGACCCTGCGCGCGGTGGTTGCCCAGCGGCTGGTTAGAAAACTCTGCGAACATTGCCGCACGCCGATCCAGGCCGATGGCTCGCTGGCTTCGCTGCTGGGTTTTGACAATGGCACCGTGGTCTATCGCGAGACCGGCTGCGAGCATTGCAACCAGACCGGCTTTCAGGGCCGGATCGGGGTGTTCGAGGCGATCCGGATTGACGACACGCTGCGCAAGCTGATCAATGACGGCGGCGACGAGGCCGCGATCACCGCCCATGCATTCCGCAACCAGCCCCATCTGGGCGCAGCCGCGAGAGCGCTGGTCCGGGATGGCTTGACGACGCCCGAGGAAGCGATCCGGATTTCCCGCCGCGAAAGCGATGCGGTCGATGCCTGAATTTGCCTATATAGCGATTGACCCCAAGGGTCGGGAGAAGACCGGGCGGCTGGCGGCGGCCAGTGATGACGCGGCACGGGCGAAGCTGGTTGAACGCAATTTCTATGTCGTCAAAATGGAAGCGGCGCAAGGCAGCATCGGCAACCAGGCAAAGGCTTCCGCCGGTCTGTTCGGACCGAAAAAGCTGTCGTCCAAGGAACTCACCCTGTTTACCCGCCAATTGTCGTCGCTGGCGCAGGTCAGCCCGCTCGAGGAAGCGCTGCGGCTGATCGGCAACCAGAATGAAAAACCACATGTGCAGCAGCGGATCGCAACGGTGCACAGCGGGGTGATCGAGGGGCAGCGGCTGTCGGAGGCGATGCGGCGCGAACCGAAAAGCTTTCCGCCGCTCTACCGGGCGATGATCGCCGCCGGGGAAAGTTCCGGCACGCTGCCCGACATCACCGAAAGACTGGCCGATCTGCTCGAACGGCAGGCCGAATTGCGCGGCAAACTGATCGGCACATTGGCCTATCCGTCGGTGCTGGCCTTGGTTTCGGTCATCGTCGTCGCGCTGCTGATGATCGCGGTTGTGCCCAAGGTGGTCGAGCAGTTTGATGATGTGAACCAGCAACTGCCGCTGGTCACGCGCATCGTGATCGGCATATCGAACTTTCTCGCTGACTGGTGGTGGGCGATTGCAATTGTGATCGGCGCGATACTGCTGATCGGCTGGCGCGCGCTCAAGGAACCGCAGCTGAAATATCGTTTCGATGCCTTCCTGCTGCGCCTGCCGTTTTTCGGGCGCTTGCTGCGGGATTTGCACGCGGCGCGTCTGGCGCGGACGCTGTCGACCATGGTGGCCAGCCGACTGCCGATTATCGAGGGTTTGCGGCTGACCACCGATACGATCCACAATAGCGTGCTGCGCAAGGCTTCGGAAGATATGGTCGAGGCGATAAGAGGCGGTGGTAGCCTGTCGACAGCGCTCAGGAATACCGGCGTATTTCCGCCGATGCTGGTCTACATGACCTCCAGCGGCGAGGCATCGGGACAGCTGGACGACATGCTGGCGCGCGCGGCGGGCTATCTGGAGCGGGAATTTGACAATTTCAGTTCCACCGCGCTGTCGCTGCTCGAACCAATCATCATCGTCGCGCTTGGCGGACTGGTCGCGCTGGTGATATTGGCGATATTGTTACCGATTTTGCAGCTTCAAAATCTGGCCGGACTATAGGGCCGGAAAAAGGAATGATCATGACGACAGAAATTGAACATCCAGACACGGTCTCGGCTCCGGAACCAAAGACGCAGAAAAAGCGCAACGGCTTCACGCTGGTCGAGCTGATGGTGGTGATCTTCATCCTCGGCCTGCTGACGACCATTGTCGTGATCAATGTGCTGCCCAGCCAGGACCGGGCGATGGTCGAGAAGGCGCGGGCCGACATCGCGACGCTCGGACAGGCGCTGGAAATGTACCGGCTCGACAATCTTGCCTATCCCGGATCGTCGGACGGCCTGCAGGCGCTGGTGACTGCGCCGCCATCGCTGGCCACGACCGCCCGCTACCGGAAGGGCGGTTATATCAAGAAGCTGCCTGACGATCCGTGGGGGCGGCCCTATCAATATGACAATCCCGGGCGACAGGGCCCCGGCTATGATCTTTATTCGCTGGGTGCCGACGGCGCGCCGGGCGGCGAAGATGACAATGCCGATATTTACGCAGAATAAGACCGGCAGCGCGTGAATCCCGACCTTCTCCTGATTGCCTTTCCCGCTGCGGATGACGAGGCGCTGCACTGGTGGCATGTCAGCGGCGGCGCGGTGCGGGCTGCGGGCTGCGATCCCGACCCGGTCCTCGCTTCCGGAGCTTATGGTCAAGATGCTGTACAAGCAGACCTGAGCGTGATCGCGCTTCTGCCCTCGCATCTGACCAGCATCAAGGATCATGATGCAATCAGCGGCGCCAATGAAAGCCAGACTCTGGCTGCGGCGACTCTGGCCGCCCGGGCGCAAAGTCTGGAGAGTGACAAGGTCCACATCGCCGCGACTATCGATGGCGAGGGCGGCGCGGTCACGGCCTCGGTCGGACGGGATATCCTGTCCGCCGGGCTGGTCCGGCTGCAGGCGCTGGACATCGATCCCGATGCGATCCTTCCTTCCGGCTGGTTGTTGCCGGTGGCTGGCGATGATCAAGCGGTTGCCGCAGATTTCGGGTTCGACCGCGTTATGCGCGCCGGACATATCATCGCGGTGGATGACCCGGCGTTGCGCGAATTCCTCTTTGGCGACCGGACCGTCGAACAGATAACCGGCGATGCTTTCGACGAAATGCTGGCCGGTGCCGGCCGGAAAACCGATCTGAATTTTCGCAGCGGGCCCTTCGCAAAGAAGACCAAGCGGGCGATGGACGCGAAGCAGAAACGCCGGCTCGGCTGGATGGTGGCGGCGCTGGTCATCGTCTCGCTGGCCATTCCGCTGATGCAACTGGCCAAATATCATTGGGCGGCCAATGCGGCGGATGAAGCTGCTCTGGCCAGTGCCGCTGCCATCGTCGGTGATCAGCAAGACCCGGAAAGCGCCGAACGCGCGCTGGACCAGCGTCTGATTGCTGAGAACCGCGGTAACATCATGTTCCCGGTTCCGGCCTCGGCGCTCTTTTCGGCCTTGCAACAGGTTCCGGGCGTGTCGATTGTCCGTCTGGACTATGGCGAGAACGGCATTGTGTCCGCAACATTGTCTGCTGTCCGCAACGAGGATATCAATCCGGCTTTGCTGGCGATCCAGAAAGCGGGTTTCCTTATCACCGCAACCCCGCGCACCGACGCGACGGGGTCGGCGCAGGCGGATATTACGGTGAGGGCACCATGATCGACAATGCGAAAAACTGGTTTGCCGCGCTCAGCCAGCGGGAACGGATATTGGTCGCGATTGCTGGCCTGCTGCTGGCCGGGCTCGTCGGCTATTATGGCATAGCGCGACCGATGTTTGGCGCCATGACCGCTGCCGAAGAAGGCTATGTCGAGGCGGTCGAGCGGCAGGCGCGGATCGAGACCAAGGTCGCGGCGCTCTCGCAACCGGTAGACGGTCAGGTTGCCAAGTTCAGCGGCGCGATCGATGCCTTTGTCAGCCAGAGCGCGGGCGAGACCGGCATTGCGGTGGCTTCCGTGACACCCCAGTCGGGCAATCGCGTGAACATGGTGGTGGAATCGGCCAAGCCGACAGCGCTCTTCGGCTGGCTGGCGCGGATCGAGCGCGAAGGCGTTGCGATAGAAAGTCTTAGCGTCAATCCCGCAGGAGCCGGAACGGTCTCTGCCACTCTGACCTTGCGGTTACATTAGCGGCGAAGTCCGCGGCCCTTCACTCGGCGGGTTCGATATGGCGCTGCTTGTCCGCCGGGAACAGGGCTTGTCCGCCGGGAACAGGATGCCGCCGTCATCGGCTGACATGACTTCAGGCTCGTCAAACTTGGCGGTTGCCACCTTCGGCTTTTTCTGGACCCATTCGCCTTTCTCGTTGCGGATATAGGCGGGCGCGCGCTGGA comes from Sphingorhabdus sp. YGSMI21 and encodes:
- the gspF gene encoding type II secretion system inner membrane protein GspF; translation: MPEFAYIAIDPKGREKTGRLAAASDDAARAKLVERNFYVVKMEAAQGSIGNQAKASAGLFGPKKLSSKELTLFTRQLSSLAQVSPLEEALRLIGNQNEKPHVQQRIATVHSGVIEGQRLSEAMRREPKSFPPLYRAMIAAGESSGTLPDITERLADLLERQAELRGKLIGTLAYPSVLALVSVIVVALLMIAVVPKVVEQFDDVNQQLPLVTRIVIGISNFLADWWWAIAIVIGAILLIGWRALKEPQLKYRFDAFLLRLPFFGRLLRDLHAARLARTLSTMVASRLPIIEGLRLTTDTIHNSVLRKASEDMVEAIRGGGSLSTALRNTGVFPPMLVYMTSSGEASGQLDDMLARAAGYLEREFDNFSSTALSLLEPIIIVALGGLVALVILAILLPILQLQNLAGL
- the gspM gene encoding type II secretion system protein GspM, which encodes MIDNAKNWFAALSQRERILVAIAGLLLAGLVGYYGIARPMFGAMTAAEEGYVEAVERQARIETKVAALSQPVDGQVAKFSGAIDAFVSQSAGETGIAVASVTPQSGNRVNMVVESAKPTALFGWLARIEREGVAIESLSVNPAGAGTVSATLTLRLH
- the gspG gene encoding type II secretion system major pseudopilin GspG, producing the protein MTTEIEHPDTVSAPEPKTQKKRNGFTLVELMVVIFILGLLTTIVVINVLPSQDRAMVEKARADIATLGQALEMYRLDNLAYPGSSDGLQALVTAPPSLATTARYRKGGYIKKLPDDPWGRPYQYDNPGRQGPGYDLYSLGADGAPGGEDDNADIYAE
- the gspD gene encoding type II secretion system secretin GspD, which produces MAVLVLCATLWSAPASAQHTLNVRDADIRAFVQDAAKVTGRTFILDSRVQGKVSVVTDRPLSRSEYFEIFLSTLRANNLVAIPTTRGAYRIQPADGAASQPSRIGSRGAEGNQLVTEVVRLKSIVATEALETLRPLVSKQGSITANRNANSLVIVDYADNIRRIRSLVGEIDRDSAASTIITLKNAGAREIATSLQALAAQGGGEGLRAPVTVVPIDSSNSIALRGDPGAVARFAQMARELDKGAESGTEIRVHRLDYANAEHLMPVIENLLGSNGTGGASAAVTPAGEGGAAAPVATGGGNGIASRGPAIVTRLEGTNAIIVAANPDVQRMIGELIRQLDTRQEQVVVEAIIVEISETLARELGVQWLVGGEDVPFAVTNFSNAAPNIVDVAGGLLADQFDTTTTTTTDTATTVTTNSSVGDALRQNAADSVLAARGGFGGFATSLGGSAVLGAIINAVQSDSNSNVLSTPSLTVNNNLKGSILFGQEIPVSTGEALSGNFDNAFRTIQRQNVGIELEVTPQINAGDEVRMELRQQVSSIAGPVSDDFNELIINKREINTTVTVGDGEIIALGGLLDDNERRTIQKVPFLGDIPLLGELFRSRGKSRVKTNLMVFIRPTILKDPHDARRFSSARYGYIRDRQLSRNPDQEPSIDALVRDYLGTVPPSVKPRPDDEIIYAPGDMPAVRDNGMIEQAPLPASEASEDR
- the gspE gene encoding type II secretion system ATPase GspE: MEIARGTEAVVSEADGGLGALAAVRDLPYAYARDQGVLIQDRSGERLSLALREGADPLALLEVRRYLALPFDVERVDGPAFEKLLSAHYAMDGSAAAMAGDMALAGEGLDDIAGDIPSAEDLLDSADDAPTIRLINGIIAEAARQGASDIHIEPYETGLVVRMRVDGVLTEKLRMPPHVAGVIVNRIKVMARLDIAERRIPQDGRISLTLGGKLLDVRVSTLPNRASERVVMRILDKESAGISLDLLGMSPNTHAILTDALSEPNGIILVTGPTGSGKTTTLYAGLKQLNDGSRNILTVEDPVEYAIEGIGQTQVNAKVGLTFAAGLRAILRQDPDVVMIGEIRDRETAEIAVQASLTGHLVLSTVHTNDAVGAITRMRDMKVEPFLLASTLRAVVAQRLVRKLCEHCRTPIQADGSLASLLGFDNGTVVYRETGCEHCNQTGFQGRIGVFEAIRIDDTLRKLINDGGDEAAITAHAFRNQPHLGAAARALVRDGLTTPEEAIRISRRESDAVDA